A stretch of the Streptomyces sp. NBC_00078 genome encodes the following:
- a CDS encoding mobilization protein, whose protein sequence is MIAAIKPAGSNTRGLLAYLYGPGRQDEHLDPHIVAGFAMLGMPDPGRGENATLTELAGYLDEPVRLRNSEFGREVTDHVWHCPVRAAPEDHYLSDAEWGEIAQRIVEAADIAPAGDDLGCRWIAVRHADDHIHILATTVREDGRRPKLHDSGLRVGDACREIEKDYGLRQLKKGDRTGTRRPSQAEMHKAERLGWEQTSPQWLEDRIRAAIPHARTAEELLAYLEADGVAIKPRRGPSGDLLGYAAGRPGDLNEMGQQIFHPGKRIAPDLTLPKLRARLEAVVPEEHPTARRNKPATPWQQATDALDMLHAQLTDTTGADSGDERSQAHIAALGELIEATAQQAPVLLRAELDAAAREFARAQRSQIRAEDRAADAVRIAARDIVHTATGPDGSALAALVAALVWSVVLSRRWHEAKQHAHQADAARQALHHLQAAADHAMSPMLAELGHRHPKEQLRLTLASDVRAAVPDHAARILADPSWPALATVLTDAEARGHQPHQLLKEAAAQRELDTARQPARVLISRIQHTGRNPVLNRRAEAARRRSTVAGSVSTQQSRNAQFAVVATVPADQHRRR, encoded by the coding sequence ATGATCGCTGCCATCAAACCGGCCGGATCTAACACCCGTGGCCTGCTCGCCTACCTCTATGGCCCCGGCCGCCAGGACGAGCACCTCGACCCGCACATCGTGGCGGGCTTCGCGATGCTCGGCATGCCCGACCCCGGCCGCGGCGAGAACGCCACCCTCACTGAACTCGCCGGCTACCTCGACGAGCCCGTACGGCTGCGCAACAGCGAGTTCGGACGCGAGGTCACCGACCACGTGTGGCACTGCCCCGTGCGCGCCGCACCCGAAGACCACTACCTCTCCGACGCCGAATGGGGCGAGATAGCCCAGCGCATCGTCGAGGCCGCCGACATCGCTCCGGCTGGTGACGACCTGGGCTGCCGCTGGATTGCCGTACGCCATGCCGACGACCACATCCACATCCTGGCCACCACCGTTCGCGAAGACGGCCGCCGTCCCAAGCTCCACGACAGCGGCCTGCGCGTCGGTGATGCCTGCCGCGAGATCGAAAAGGACTACGGGCTCAGGCAGTTGAAGAAGGGTGACCGCACCGGAACCCGCCGCCCCAGCCAAGCTGAGATGCACAAGGCAGAGCGCCTCGGTTGGGAGCAGACCAGCCCGCAGTGGCTCGAAGATCGCATCCGAGCAGCCATCCCCCACGCTCGCACGGCCGAAGAACTCCTCGCCTACCTCGAAGCCGACGGCGTCGCGATCAAGCCCAGGCGCGGGCCCTCTGGAGATCTCCTCGGCTACGCCGCCGGACGCCCCGGCGACCTCAACGAGATGGGGCAACAGATCTTCCATCCGGGCAAGAGGATCGCTCCGGACCTCACCCTGCCCAAACTGCGGGCCCGTCTGGAAGCCGTCGTACCCGAAGAACACCCCACCGCCCGCCGCAACAAGCCCGCCACCCCCTGGCAGCAGGCCACCGACGCCCTCGACATGCTCCACGCCCAACTCACCGACACCACCGGCGCCGACAGCGGCGACGAACGCTCCCAGGCCCACATCGCGGCCCTCGGTGAACTCATTGAAGCCACCGCCCAGCAGGCGCCGGTCCTCTTGCGCGCCGAACTCGACGCCGCAGCAAGGGAGTTCGCCCGCGCTCAGCGCTCCCAGATCCGGGCCGAAGACCGTGCCGCCGACGCAGTACGCATCGCCGCCCGCGACATCGTCCACACTGCTACAGGCCCGGACGGCAGCGCCCTCGCCGCTTTGGTCGCTGCCCTCGTCTGGTCCGTGGTCCTCTCCCGGCGCTGGCACGAGGCCAAGCAGCATGCCCACCAGGCCGATGCCGCGCGTCAGGCCCTTCACCACCTACAGGCCGCCGCCGACCACGCCATGAGCCCCATGCTCGCCGAACTGGGGCATCGCCACCCCAAGGAACAGCTCCGTCTCACCCTGGCCAGCGACGTGCGCGCCGCTGTCCCCGACCACGCCGCCCGCATCCTCGCCGACCCCAGCTGGCCCGCCCTGGCCACCGTCCTCACCGACGCCGAAGCGCGCGGTCATCAACCCCACCAGCTCCTCAAAGAGGCGGCTGCACAACGCGAACTGGACACCGCTCGCCAGCCCGCCCGCGTACTGATCAGCCGTATCCAGCACACCGGCCGAAATCCGGTACTCAACCGCCGGGCTGAAGCCGCTCGTCGACGCTCCACCGTCGCAGGTTCGGTTTCCACCCAGCAGAGCCGTAACGCCCAGTTCGCAGTGGTGGCGACGGTGCCTGCCGACCAGCACCGCCGCCGGTAG
- a CDS encoding IS630 family transposase, whose translation MAEPVRVRRLTDQEGQKLQQIVRRGSTSSVRFRRAMMLLASAGGNRVPVIAQLVQADEDTVRDVIHRFNEIGLACLDPRWAGGRPRLLSPDDEDFVVQTATTRPTKLGQPFTRWSIRKLAAYLRKVHGRVIRIGREALRRLLARRGITFQRTKTWKESPDPDREAKLDRIEEVLDRFPDRVFAFDEFGPLGIRPTGGACWAPASHPERHPATYHRTHGVRYFHGCYSVGDDTLWGVNRRKKGAANTLAALRSIRAARPDGAPIYVILDNLSAHKGETIRRWAKKNRVELCFTPTYASWANPIEAHFGPLRQFTVANSNHRNHTVQTRALHAYLRWRNANARHPDVLAAQRRERARIRSEKGIRWGGRPLADAA comes from the coding sequence GTGGCTGAGCCTGTCCGCGTGCGCAGGTTGACCGACCAGGAGGGGCAGAAGCTGCAGCAGATCGTGCGCCGGGGCAGCACCAGTTCGGTGCGCTTCCGACGCGCGATGATGCTACTGGCGTCGGCTGGCGGGAACCGGGTCCCGGTGATCGCCCAGCTGGTGCAGGCCGACGAGGACACAGTCCGGGATGTGATCCACCGGTTCAACGAGATCGGCCTGGCCTGTCTGGACCCTCGGTGGGCGGGAGGCCGTCCCCGCCTGCTCAGTCCTGACGACGAGGACTTCGTCGTCCAGACGGCCACCACCCGCCCGACCAAGCTCGGCCAGCCCTTCACCCGCTGGTCCATCCGCAAACTCGCCGCCTACCTGCGGAAAGTCCATGGGCGGGTCATCCGCATCGGTCGCGAGGCATTACGCCGTCTGCTCGCCCGCCGCGGCATCACCTTCCAGCGCACCAAGACGTGGAAGGAGTCCCCGGACCCCGACCGCGAGGCAAAGCTGGACCGGATCGAGGAGGTCCTGGACCGCTTCCCGGACCGGGTCTTCGCGTTCGACGAGTTCGGCCCGCTCGGAATCCGCCCCACCGGCGGTGCGTGCTGGGCTCCCGCCAGTCATCCCGAGCGGCACCCGGCGACCTACCACCGCACCCACGGCGTCAGGTACTTCCACGGCTGCTATTCGGTCGGCGACGACACGCTCTGGGGCGTCAACCGCCGGAAGAAGGGGGCCGCGAACACCCTGGCCGCGCTCAGGTCGATCCGGGCCGCCCGCCCGGACGGCGCCCCGATCTACGTCATCCTGGACAACCTGTCCGCCCACAAGGGCGAGACGATCCGCCGCTGGGCGAAGAAGAACCGCGTCGAGCTGTGCTTCACGCCGACATACGCGTCCTGGGCCAACCCGATCGAGGCGCACTTCGGACCGTTGCGGCAGTTCACCGTCGCGAACTCCAACCACCGCAACCACACCGTGCAGACCCGGGCCCTGCACGCCTATCTGCGCTGGCGCAACGCGAATGCCCGTCACCCCGACGTGCTGGCAGCCCAGCGCCGCGAGCGCGCTCGCATCCGCAGCGAGAAGGGCATCCGTTGGGGCGGACGTCCCCTCGCCGATGCCGCTTGA
- a CDS encoding DUF3631 domain-containing protein, with product MQPENPEPYSTPAKATWPTTAIPGQPGAHLRATEANDTDPDLSDDERTRSADEAETPSGLEAIPDAEPTHGSKLLDELRGQIAQFVIPPSPEALVAITLWVVATHLQPAWQHAPRLAVVGPAKRCGKSRLLDVLTETVHEPMLTINTTPAAIFRSITEENPPTLLVDEADTIFGTPKMAEKNEEMRGLLNAGHQRGRYVTRVVGNDHTPHRFATFAMAAIAGIGDLPDTVMDRSVVIRMRRRAQGEKVKPFRSRRDIPALHDLRDRIAAWARPLLDEAATLEPEMPVEDRAADTWEPLVIVADLAGGRWPRLARVACARMVAAEVAAEEDHPSGARILADIRRVFYAQREVDSLSTEELLHHLRQDPEAPWAEWGRGGLTARELGRMLREFEIAPGNVRMADRTQRKGYMRNKFLDAWRRYCPTVHSVDTQAARPVTHLPFTE from the coding sequence GTGCAACCTGAGAACCCCGAGCCCTATTCCACCCCCGCCAAGGCGACCTGGCCCACCACCGCCATACCCGGCCAGCCCGGCGCCCACCTGCGTGCCACGGAGGCTAACGACACCGATCCGGACCTGAGCGATGATGAGCGCACCCGCAGCGCCGACGAGGCGGAGACGCCGAGCGGCCTGGAGGCGATACCCGATGCGGAGCCGACCCACGGCTCGAAGCTGCTGGACGAACTGCGCGGGCAGATCGCTCAGTTCGTGATCCCGCCCTCGCCCGAGGCCCTCGTCGCGATCACCCTGTGGGTGGTGGCGACGCACCTGCAGCCCGCGTGGCAGCACGCCCCGCGCCTGGCGGTAGTGGGCCCGGCTAAGCGGTGCGGCAAGTCGCGTCTCCTCGACGTGCTGACCGAGACGGTCCACGAGCCGATGCTCACCATCAACACCACACCGGCGGCGATCTTCCGGTCGATCACCGAGGAGAACCCGCCCACGCTTCTGGTGGACGAGGCGGACACCATCTTCGGCACCCCGAAGATGGCCGAGAAGAATGAGGAGATGCGTGGCCTGCTCAATGCAGGCCACCAGCGAGGGCGGTACGTGACCCGGGTCGTCGGCAACGACCACACCCCGCACCGCTTCGCGACCTTCGCCATGGCGGCCATCGCGGGAATCGGCGACCTGCCCGACACGGTCATGGACCGTTCGGTCGTGATCCGCATGCGGCGCCGGGCTCAGGGCGAGAAGGTCAAGCCCTTCCGCTCCCGCCGCGACATCCCAGCCCTGCACGATCTACGCGACCGCATCGCTGCCTGGGCCAGGCCGCTACTGGACGAGGCCGCAACCCTGGAGCCGGAGATGCCAGTGGAAGACCGTGCCGCGGACACCTGGGAGCCCCTGGTCATCGTCGCCGACCTGGCCGGCGGGCGCTGGCCCCGGCTGGCGCGGGTCGCGTGTGCGCGGATGGTCGCCGCCGAAGTGGCGGCCGAGGAGGACCACCCGAGCGGGGCGCGGATCCTCGCCGACATCCGGCGGGTCTTCTACGCCCAGCGCGAGGTGGACAGCCTGTCCACCGAGGAACTCCTCCACCACCTGCGTCAGGACCCCGAGGCTCCGTGGGCGGAGTGGGGACGCGGCGGGCTGACCGCCCGTGAACTGGGCAGGATGCTCCGCGAGTTCGAGATCGCGCCTGGCAACGTGCGGATGGCCGACCGGACCCAGCGCAAGGGCTACATGCGTAACAAGTTCCTTGATGCCTGGCGCCGGTACTGCCCCACCGTCCACTCAGTGGACACTCAGGCGGCCCGCCCGGTGACCCACTTGCCGTTCACTGAGTGA
- a CDS encoding MobC family plasmid mobilization relaxosome protein, with protein MAEEAERQGAPDREVGAECGPDPDTLHVVQREILRPVREDVAAAAAAAAAAAAAAAAAAAAAAAAGEPAVKSVQPTIRRFTGEKRDARVGPLRFLDEERARLQGVAAEHGYKGDSGFAADVVLAFITGRFTANLPLSEDRRRTHHFRSQVLRQLNRIGVNVNQIARALNSDYTPTDIRQRLTELQQLLELIAEALRQPAEPEEEEVSA; from the coding sequence GTGGCGGAGGAGGCCGAGCGCCAGGGGGCGCCGGACCGGGAGGTCGGGGCCGAGTGCGGCCCCGACCCGGACACGCTTCACGTCGTACAGCGCGAGATTCTCCGCCCTGTACGTGAAGATGTTGCCGCCGCCGCCGCCGCCGCCGCCGCCGCCGCCGCCGCCGCCGCCGCCGCCGCCGCCGCCGCCGCTGCCGCTGGCGAGCCAGCCGTGAAGAGCGTGCAGCCCACGATCCGCCGCTTCACCGGCGAAAAGCGCGACGCACGCGTCGGCCCTCTACGGTTCCTCGACGAGGAGCGTGCCCGCCTCCAGGGCGTCGCCGCCGAGCATGGCTACAAGGGCGACTCCGGCTTCGCCGCCGACGTCGTCCTCGCCTTCATCACTGGACGGTTCACTGCGAATCTGCCGCTGTCCGAGGACCGCCGCCGCACCCACCACTTCCGCTCACAGGTGCTGCGTCAGCTAAACCGCATCGGCGTCAACGTCAACCAGATTGCCCGCGCTCTCAATAGCGACTACACGCCAACCGACATCCGCCAGCGCCTGACCGAGCTCCAACAGCTCCTGGAGCTGATCGCAGAGGCCCTGCGCCAGCCTGCCGAGCCGGAAGAAGAGGAGGTGTCCGCATGA
- a CDS encoding aminoglycoside phosphotransferase family protein — translation MTANPSTELLDHLLTLNDRTTALREEVRVWSMSGVERLTFTDGTTAVFKYAKKPFDSEDQALRLAHTLGVPVPTVHSSAVLDGWLGMLLEDLGAPVREADDLDGAAAAVVLHRTRTAAALPVLDQERLRTLPSRALDHLAQLRKAERWQDADDVEDVLDRIAQAAEERSAGTAVAPFGWVHSEFHPTSLHIGRHGWRLLDFARAFTGPGLLDLASWHGTLDTPDPVRLRVFLNTYVTEGGTPDALAERGGLSAEKWALGWHRMWAVEWFMEQSIRWINDPATDPAYIKTVRRHLTDVLHLLEV, via the coding sequence ATGACCGCGAACCCCAGCACTGAACTCCTCGACCACCTGCTCACCCTGAACGACCGGACCACTGCCCTTCGCGAGGAGGTGCGCGTGTGGTCCATGTCCGGCGTCGAACGCCTGACCTTCACCGACGGCACCACGGCCGTCTTCAAGTACGCCAAGAAGCCGTTCGACAGCGAGGATCAGGCACTCCGGCTGGCCCACACCCTTGGTGTCCCCGTACCCACCGTTCACTCGTCCGCCGTCCTGGACGGCTGGCTCGGGATGCTGCTGGAAGACCTCGGCGCCCCCGTCCGCGAAGCCGACGACCTCGACGGCGCAGCCGCAGCCGTGGTCCTGCACCGCACCCGTACCGCTGCCGCCCTGCCCGTCCTCGACCAGGAGCGGCTGCGCACCCTGCCGAGCCGGGCCCTGGACCACCTCGCCCAGCTCCGCAAGGCGGAACGGTGGCAGGACGCGGACGACGTTGAGGACGTGCTCGACCGGATCGCCCAGGCTGCCGAGGAACGCTCAGCCGGTACGGCCGTGGCCCCGTTCGGCTGGGTGCACTCCGAGTTCCACCCCACCAGCCTCCACATCGGCCGACACGGCTGGCGCCTGCTCGACTTCGCCCGCGCCTTCACCGGCCCCGGCCTCCTCGACCTCGCGAGCTGGCACGGCACCCTCGACACCCCCGACCCCGTCCGCCTGCGCGTCTTCCTGAACACCTACGTCACCGAGGGCGGCACCCCAGACGCCCTCGCCGAACGAGGCGGTCTCTCCGCCGAGAAGTGGGCGCTGGGCTGGCACCGCATGTGGGCCGTCGAGTGGTTCATGGAGCAGTCCATCCGCTGGATCAACGACCCGGCCACCGACCCCGCCTACATCAAGACCGTACGCCGCCACCTCACCGACGTACTGCACCTCCTGGAGGTCTAG
- a CDS encoding HAD domain-containing protein, translating into MRPPYLLLDVDGVLIPFPNADVTTPATHRRHDVVPTSRNADDPVTVWLNPAHGPLLMHVIRTGLVIPVWCTSWRQDATTLIGPLLGLPPLPYIDLPRPQITTSHPHGCLWKRDHVDAWLGDAPAIWIDDDFTNVDHEWAAERTAHGRATALIQPDPHVGLLAEHLVEVLGWAALVPIAPAAASDTSSEAEAA; encoded by the coding sequence ATGCGCCCGCCCTACCTGCTCCTCGACGTCGACGGCGTCCTCATACCCTTCCCGAACGCCGATGTGACCACCCCGGCCACCCACCGCCGCCACGATGTCGTTCCCACCAGCCGCAACGCCGACGACCCGGTCACCGTCTGGCTCAACCCCGCGCATGGCCCCCTGCTCATGCACGTGATCCGAACTGGCCTGGTCATCCCCGTCTGGTGCACCAGCTGGCGCCAGGACGCCACCACGCTCATCGGCCCGCTCCTCGGCCTGCCGCCCCTCCCCTACATCGACCTACCGCGTCCCCAGATCACCACCAGCCACCCCCACGGCTGCCTCTGGAAACGCGACCACGTCGACGCCTGGCTCGGCGACGCACCCGCCATCTGGATCGACGACGACTTCACCAACGTCGACCACGAATGGGCCGCCGAACGCACCGCCCACGGCCGGGCAACCGCACTGATTCAGCCCGACCCCCATGTCGGCCTCCTGGCCGAGCACCTGGTCGAGGTTCTGGGGTGGGCCGCGCTGGTGCCCATCGCGCCGGCTGCTGCCTCCGACACCTCATCCGAAGCGGAAGCCGCCTAG
- a CDS encoding helix-turn-helix domain-containing protein: protein MTQRRSDHGYEEDTEADDLEWEDHVMATVASEVRRRRKELGWSAQDLADKCEENGYPIPRNVIANMESGRRASLPLVEVMVLAKALRMSPISLIYPVGYAAQVRQLPYEDPRPTWDALQWFTGSSAAHDATDYMLDHFLAHDLELRSALAAVESEDYERWKVKTAANRVQREAAERALARYADQAANAKQELRRHRDAIREGGGTPPHLPSPLADIDPPDTDTTEENDF, encoded by the coding sequence ATGACACAACGCCGTTCCGACCATGGATACGAGGAAGACACCGAGGCCGACGACCTCGAATGGGAGGACCACGTCATGGCCACGGTGGCCAGCGAGGTCCGCAGACGACGGAAGGAACTGGGGTGGAGCGCACAGGATCTCGCCGACAAGTGCGAGGAGAACGGCTACCCGATCCCCCGCAACGTGATCGCCAACATGGAGTCCGGCCGCCGCGCCAGCCTGCCCCTGGTCGAGGTCATGGTCCTTGCGAAGGCCCTGCGTATGTCCCCGATCAGCCTGATCTACCCCGTCGGCTACGCCGCGCAAGTCCGCCAACTCCCCTACGAGGACCCGCGACCGACCTGGGACGCCCTGCAGTGGTTCACCGGCAGCTCGGCTGCTCATGACGCCACCGACTACATGCTCGACCACTTCCTGGCCCACGACCTCGAACTCCGCTCGGCCCTGGCAGCCGTGGAAAGCGAGGACTACGAGCGCTGGAAGGTGAAGACCGCCGCCAACCGCGTCCAGCGGGAAGCGGCCGAGCGCGCCTTGGCCCGGTACGCCGACCAGGCCGCCAACGCTAAGCAAGAGCTGCGCCGCCACCGCGACGCCATCCGCGAAGGCGGCGGTACTCCACCCCACCTGCCCTCGCCGCTCGCCGACATCGATCCACCGGATACCGACACCACCGAGGAGAATGATTTTTGA
- a CDS encoding DUF2637 domain-containing protein — translation MLRTAGIVIVALTAGAFWLSYAHLADVAAQHGLRDSPTRRWAWPATLDAFIVAGELLMLRAGLRRVTDPWAIGVTAIGSFGSIGLNVAGVTGTREVSSVPLLDYVVAAVPPAAAMVAFGVLMRQIHELVAEPVDYSGPDSAQVPEPPATTSVQPAETSALAVGQSAGAPAGRVRSAGLLVAHGQSTGLPVAVSVQSPESPASAAAGKLRGGRPPGAPLRVLVEIGRAAAAEQGKLTRAVVRTAIEDKGLTVGSKRLTEVMDTLRAEPEAPAETDRSGG, via the coding sequence GTGCTCCGCACGGCCGGCATCGTCATCGTGGCCCTTACCGCCGGTGCGTTCTGGCTCTCCTACGCCCACCTGGCCGACGTCGCCGCCCAGCACGGACTCCGCGACTCGCCGACCCGCCGATGGGCGTGGCCCGCGACGCTGGACGCGTTCATCGTCGCGGGCGAGCTGCTCATGCTCCGCGCGGGACTGCGCCGCGTCACCGACCCATGGGCCATCGGCGTCACCGCCATCGGATCATTCGGCTCCATCGGGCTCAACGTGGCCGGGGTGACCGGCACTCGCGAAGTCAGCAGTGTCCCGTTGCTCGACTACGTGGTTGCCGCGGTTCCCCCGGCCGCCGCGATGGTGGCCTTCGGCGTGCTGATGCGGCAGATTCACGAGCTCGTCGCGGAGCCTGTCGACTACTCGGGCCCTGATTCAGCGCAGGTGCCGGAACCACCGGCCACCACATCCGTCCAGCCCGCCGAAACATCGGCCCTCGCGGTCGGCCAGTCTGCCGGGGCTCCGGCCGGGCGGGTCCGGTCTGCCGGTCTGCTGGTTGCGCACGGCCAGAGCACTGGGCTGCCGGTCGCCGTATCCGTCCAGTCGCCAGAATCGCCCGCCTCTGCTGCCGCGGGCAAGTTGCGCGGCGGTCGTCCGCCCGGCGCCCCACTCCGGGTACTCGTGGAGATCGGCCGGGCTGCTGCCGCTGAGCAGGGCAAGCTCACCCGGGCCGTCGTCCGAACGGCGATTGAGGACAAGGGACTGACGGTTGGCAGCAAGCGGCTGACCGAAGTGATGGACACCCTCCGGGCCGAGCCCGAAGCCCCCGCCGAGACCGATCGGTCTGGCGGCTGA